Proteins co-encoded in one Rhopalosiphum maidis isolate BTI-1 chromosome 2, ASM367621v3, whole genome shotgun sequence genomic window:
- the LOC113553703 gene encoding uncharacterized protein LOC113553703 encodes MVSSTTVLQVLFLAYVAASGESPSAETVVDERPEPVSAVAGDSGERVIAAAQPKDVSILKQINKVNDDGSYTFGYEASDGTFKVETRDVAGNVKGMFGFVDDAGRLKRVTYSASNSSGFQAAGSESPRPSADPTAASGAQTIAGRRDKKDDSSGSVGVGDESDGVKSVGVKKVLVSKRPVTVAAAPDLMADSDAADDRRWRGGNDLRRQLPRNEDGDAPDVYGVHGRSSIQESGPVSPVVSALMSELMPVRSYGGRPTRPPPPPSSVEHDNQQVISSRRAAQELQEEGNDGQQYGGPATVQYRERQSPVALYQPRASYPVTAAYQQQQRPVAYLAPPPQRGPSLVALRDELMELILSFVQARVSQLVSVAPYPAPAPYPMPYQQSNYYVPSYYQGPRVVAGPTTTAVQQGQESSPIVTQTLKDGLIRMLLSTSPRYDPDRIGERSTTRLAYRSTTTQQAPVRSVQIVSGGGDDDDRVTNSRPVTTETPD; translated from the exons ATGGTCTCGTCCACAACCGTCTTGCAG GTACTGTTTTTGGCGTACGTCGCGGCATCCGGCGAGTCGCCGAGTGCAGAGACCGTCGTCGACGAGCGACCCGAACCAGTGTCGGCGGTCGCCGGCGACTCCGGTGAGCGCGTGATCGCGGCCGCGCAGCCCAAAGACGTGTCCATCCTCAAGCAGATCAACAAGGTGAACGACGACGGTTCTTACACGTTCGGGTACGAAGCATCGGATGGCACTTTCAAAGTAGAGACCCGCGACGTAGCGGGCAACGTGAAGGGCATGTTCGGGTTCGTGGACGACGCGGGACGGCTGAAGCGAGTCACGTACTCGGCCAGCAACTCGTCCGGTTTCCAGGCGGCCGGAAGCGAGTCTCCGCGGCCGTCAGCGGACCCGACGGCCGCGTCCGGGGCGCAGACGATTGCCGGTCGAAGAGACAAAAAGGACGACAGCAGTGGCAGTGTCGGCG TAGGCGACGAGTCGGACGGCGTCAAGTCGGTCGGAGTGAAAAAGGTGTTGGTGTCCAAGAGACCCGTCACGGTGGCCGCGGCGCCGGACTTGATGGCGGACTCGGACGCGGCCGACGACCGGCGATGGCGCGGCGGTAACGATCTGCGCAGGCAACTGCCCAGGAACGAAGACGGAGATGCGCCCGACGTGTACGGCGTGCACGGCCGGTCCAGCATCCAGGAGTCGGGACCCGTGTCGCCCGTCGTGTCCGCGCTCATGTCCGAGCTGATGCCGGTCAGGTCGTACGGCGGCCGCCCGACTcggccgccaccgccgccgtcgtcggtCGAACACGATAACCAGCAGGTTATCAGCAGCAGACGAGCGGCGCAGGAGCTGCAAGAAGAAGGAAACGACGGCCAGCAGTACGGCGGCCCGGCAACGGTTCAGTACCGCGAGAGGCAGTCGCCCGTCGCGCTCTACCAGCCGCGGGCCTCGTACCCGGTGACGGCGGCGTACCAACAACAACAGCGACCGGTCGCGTACCTCGCACCGCCGCCGCAGCGCGGTCCCAGTCTGGTGGCTCTCCGGGACGAACTCATGGAGCTCATACTGTCGTTCGTGCAGGCGCGCGTTTCGCAACTCGTGTCCGTCGCCCCGTATCCCGCGCCCGCCCCGTACCCGATGCCATATCAGCAGTCCAACTACTACGTGCCCAGTTACTATCAAGGACCACGGGTGGTCGCCGGTCCGACGACCACCGCGGTACAACAGGGCCAAGAGTCGTCGCCGATAGTCACGCAAACGCTCAAGGACGGACTGATCCGGATGCTGTTGTCCACCAGCCCGCGATACGACCCGGACAGGATCGGCGAACGTTCGACGACCAGGCTGGCGTACCGCAGTACAACAACGCAGCAGGCGCCAGTCAGGAGCGTGCAGATCGTCAGTGGCGGCGGCGATGACGACGACCGGGTGACGAACAGCAGACCGGTGACGACCGAAACTCCGGACTAG
- the LOC113554281 gene encoding SWI/SNF chromatin-remodeling complex subunit SNF5-like: protein MKYTTYLLSALLLVTLLSTDVDCRRVNVKQATGDVEHDDAQQTAIDDEAQQQQFKPVLIARRPLQQRPREDVDIERQPVVVVRQSPRVLQQRAREQQEVADDEDAEQPQVIIRQPIKAGLRAQPPQAQQLVQQRLKQQEQPPQQKEPTAQTIRNFNKVNDDGSFTFGYEADDGSFKEETRGTDCVVRGKYGYVDPDGNKREFTYVQGNPCDPNAAAAEDEEEQPGKPGEEENVPANIPVNAGRPKPKNNRPTTTLFQQTFGDFESQPQAQQSTTPRQPGRQQLQQSTFQEAPRRPPPQISPVQLQADRPSSTAAPPPPPPQFLPGAGNLESALRNLPQPALTSGKIQSPAGPNSPLYTTELVFDPATGQYNTVIFQQVPKQQGGININQRLPLQPAAPARQQPLPAQQFRPQAPPPQFQQPQPQFRPAIQPFQPQRPVEFDFQRPAAGFPGAPGPQQQLVQQQQAIAFQQSQNLFRQQQQKQQLQQQQSFQPQSAQFFPPPSQRFEPASQFAPKQPQRFEQQPEAHQQQFVLVQPGRTPGQQSLAAGQIDAFLRGHNVQF from the exons ATGAAGTACACGACATACCTCTTG AGCGCGTTACTATTGGTAACGCTGTTGTCGACGGATGTGGATTGTAGACGAGTGAACGTGAAACAGGCGACGGGGGACGTCGAACATGACGACGCGCAACAGACAGCCATCGATGACGAGGCACAACAGCAACAATTCAAGCCGGTGTTGATCGCACGCAGGCCGTTGCAGCAGAGACCACGGGAGGATGTTGACATCGAACGACAACCGGTGGTGGTGGTCCGGCAATCTCCAAGGGTGTTGCAACAGCGGGCCCGCGAACAGCAAGAGGTCGCCGACGACGAAGACGCCGAACAGCCACAAGTGATTATCAGACAGCCGATAAAAGCGGGTCTTCGAGCCCAACCACCGCAAGCGCAACAGCTCGTCCAACAGCGACTCAAGCAGCAGGAACAGCCACCACAACAGAAGGAACCGACCGCACAGACCATTAGAAATTTCAACAAGGTGAACGATGACGGTTCGTTCACGTTCGGTTACGAAGCGGACGACGGCAGTTTCAAAGAGGAGACCAGAGGCACGGACTGCGTGGTCAGGGGCAAGTACGGTTACGTAGACCCGGACGGCAACAAACGTGAGTTCACGTACGTGCAGGGCAACCCGTGCGACCCGAACGCGGCGGCCGCCGAAGACGAAGAAGAACAGCCAGGCAAACCTGGCGAGGAAGAGAATGTTCCGGCCAACATTCCAGTGAACGCGGGCAGACCTAAACCCAAGAACAACAGACCGACCACCACGTTGTTCCAGCAGACGTTCGGCGATTTCGAGTCGCAGCCACAAGCACAACAGTCCACCACGCCACGCCAGCCGGGCAGACAACAGTTGCAGCAATCGACATTCCAAGAAGCCCCCAGGAGACCACCCCCGCAAATATCACCGGTTCAGCTGCAAGCCGACCGTCCGTCGTCCACAGCCGCACCACCACCTCCACCACCACAGTTCCTGCCTGGAGCCGGAAATCTGGAATCGGCACTTAGAAATCTGCCACAACCCGCGCTGACATCCGGCAAGATTCAATCACCCGCTGGACCTAACTCGCCTCTGTACACCACCGAACTGGTTTTCGATCCGGCCACCGGCCAGTACAACACCGTCATATTCCAGCAGGTGCCCAAACAGCAGGGCGGCATCAACATCAATCAACGTTTGCCTCTGCAACCAGCGGCCCCGGCTAGACAACAACCGCTGCCCGCGCAACAGTTCCGACCACAAGCCCCTCCACCGCAGTTCCAACAACCTCAGCCGCAGTTCCGGCCGGCGATCCAACCGTTCCAGCCACAGAGGCCGGTGGAATTCGACTTCCAACGACCTGCCGCTGGATTCCCGGGAGCCCCGGGCCCGCAACAGCAATTGGTCCAGCAGCAACAAGCCATTGCGTTCCAACAGTCGCAAAACCTGTTCAGACAACAGCAACAGAAACAACAACTGCAGCAACAGCAATCGTTCCAACCGCAGTCGGCGCAGTTCTTCCCGCCACCGTCGCAGCGTTTCGAACCGGCGTCGCAGTTCGCGCCCAAGCAGCCACAGCGATTCGAACAGCAACCGGAAGCGCACCAACAGCAGTTCGTGCTAGTCCAGCCCGGCCGAACTCCCGGACAACAGAGCTTGGCCGCCGGCCAGATCGACGCGTTTCTAAGAGGCCACAACGTGCAGTTCTAA